The Pseudokineococcus lusitanus nucleotide sequence GGCCCGGGTCCACCTCGTCGACCCCTTCCCGCCCGGCGGCGGCCGGGTCTGGCGCTCCGAGCAGCCCGACCTGCTCCGCGCCAACTCGCTCGTGGGCGACGTGACCGTCCTGCCCGACGCCTCCGTGCACGTCGAGGGGCCGGTCGGCGCAGGCACGACGCTGGCGGAGTGGGTGCGGGAGGTCGCCGCCGCCCGCCCCGACGACGACCCCGTCGGCCGCGAGGCCCGGCGCCTGACGCCCGCGTCCTTCCCCTCCCGTCCGCTCGTCAGCGCCTACCTCGGCTGGGTGCTCGAGCAGGTGGTCGCCGACGCCGCGCCGTGGCTGGACGTCCGGCACCACGCCGCCCGCGCGGTCGACCTCGCGGACGGGCCCGACGGCGCCGTCGTCCGGCTGGCCGACGGCACCCTGCTCGCCGCCGACGTCGTGCTCCTCGCGCAGGGGCACCTCGACGCCCGCCCCACGGCCGCGGAGCGGGAGCTGGCCGCCGACGCCGCCCGCCACGGCCTCACCTACGTGCCCACCGCCTACACCGCCGACGCCGACCTGTCGGTCGTCCCGGCGGGCGAGGACGTCCTCGTGCGGGGCGCCGGGCTGGCGTTCGTCGACCTCGCGGTGCTGCTCACCGGCGGCCGCGGCGGCCGCTTCGAGCGGGGGGACGACGGCCGGCTGCGGTACCTGCCGTCGGGGCGCGAGCCGGTCCTCCACGTGGGGTCGCGCCGCGGCGTCCCCTACCGCTCCAAGCTGGGCTACCCGTGGGCGGGACCCCCTGTGCCGCTGCGCTTCTTCACCCCCGCCGCCGTCGACGAGGCCCTCGGCGACCGGCAGGTCGACCTCCGCGCCGACCTCGCCCCGCTCGTGGCGCGCGAGCTGGCGTGGGCGCACTACACCGAGCTCTTCCGGACCTCGCCCGGGCGGACCGCCGTCGGGTGGGACGACTTCGCCGAGGCCTTCGTGGCCGCCGGCGACCGCACGGCCGAGCGGGCCCTCGTCGAGCGGTCCGTCCCGGACCCGCGCGACCGGTTCGACCTCGCCGCCCTCGACCGGCCGCTGGCCGGACGCCGGCTCGACGACGCCGCGTCGCTGCAGGAGGCCGTCCGGGAGCACGTGCGCGCCGACCTGGAGCGGGCGGCCGACCCCGCCTTCTCCTCCGACGCCGCGGTGTTCACCGCGCTGCTGCGCTGCCACGGGACGGTCGCGGCGCTCGTCGCCGCCCGTCGGCTCACCCCCCGCTCGGAGGCCGAGGACGTCTCCGGCTGGTGGACGAACCTCTTCAGCTACCTCGCCAGCGGTCCGCCCGGGCCACGCCTGGAGGAGCTCCTCGCGCTGTCCGAGGCGGGCCTGCTGCACTTCCTCGGCGCCGAGACCGAGGTCGGGCTCGACGAGGCGGCCGGTGTCTTCACGGCCCGCTCGGCGAGCCGGCCCGGTACGACGACGGCGCGCGTCCTCGTCGACGCCCGGCTGCCGCAGCCGGACGTCACGGCGACGACCGACCCGCTCGTCGCGGGCCTGCTCGCCCGCGGCGCCGCCCGCGAGCGCACCAGCGCCGACCCGGGCGCCGAGGGCGGGGCCGGCGCACGGGCCGGCTCGACGTCGACACGGCGCTGCACGTCGTGACGGCGGACGGCACGCCGCACCCGCGCGTCCTCGCCGCCGGCTTCTGGACGGCGGGGGCGCAGGTCGCGGCCTTCGCCCGCCCCGGCACCGACGCCCCCTTCTTCCGGCAGAACGACGCGCTGGCGCGCCGGCTGTGGCGGGCGCTCGACGCCGGCCACGCCGGGGGCCCGGGTCGGCCGGACCACCTCGGGGACGCCGTCCTCGCCACCGCCGCCGGAGGAGCCCGATGACCACGACCGCCCTGCTGACGGACACCTTCCGCGAGGTGATGGCCGGCGTCTGCACGCCCGTGTCGGTCGTCACGACCCTGACCGGCGGGGCGCCGCACGGCACGACCGTGAGCGCCTTCGCGTCCCTGTCGCTCGACCCGCCCATGGTGCTGGTCTCCCTCGACCGCCGCTCCGACCTGCTGCGCCGGCTGCCGGAGGGCGGCCGCTTCGGCCTCAACGTCCTCGGCAGCGGGCAGGCGCCCCTCGCCGCGGCCTTCGCCCGCAAGGGCGACGACAAGTTCGCGGGCGTCGCCTGGGACGTCGAGGACGGGGCGCCCCGGCTGGCGGGCTGCCCCGGCTGGCTGGCCTGCACCGTGGCCGCCCGCGTCGACGGCGGTGACCACGTCGTCGTCCTCGGGCAGGTCCGCGCGGCCGCCGCGGACGGCGGCGCGCCGCTCACGTACTTCGCCCGGTCCTTCGGCACCCACCGGGCCCTCGTCGCCTGAGGCGGGCGGCCGAGCGGGAGGGCCGCGGCTCAGCGCAGCTCGCGCACCGGCCCGACGGCGGAGGTCGCCAGGCGCAGCCGCGTCGGCGCCCCGGCGGGGGCCCCGGGCACGCCGTCGCGGACCGAGACGGCCAGCGCCGCGACGTCGTAGGTGCCGGCGCCGTCGTCGCGCTGGTCGTTGACGACGAGCCGCACCGTCGTCCCCAGACCGCGCAGGGAGGTCCGCGTCGCCGTCGTGACGGCGGGGGCCGAGGCGCTGATCCCGCGGCCCAGGACGGACGCGACGCCGTCGGGCCCGAGGAGGCCGGCCTGGAGCCCGCCCGTCAGCACGCCCAGCAGCGGCCCCAGTTCGAGGCCGGCGAGCACCCGCACGGTCGCCGTGCCGGCCAGCACCTGCGTGAGCGTCCCGCGGACCGTGAGGACCTCGACGGGCAGGCCCAGGAGCCTCGCGCCGACGTCGACGCGGACCTGGGCCGCCCCCAGCGCGGTCGCGAGCGCCGTCTGCAGGTCGAGGGCGTACGCGCGCACGAGCGCGTCGACGCGGGCCTCGACGACGGCGACGAGCGCGGGGTCGAGCACGAGCTCGGTGCCGGGGGCCCGGCCGTCCAGGCCGCCCTGCACGAGGCGGGCGAGGTCGACGGTGACGGTGCCGGCCTGGAGGTCGACGACGACGTCCGTGCCCTCGCCGAGGCGGGTGCGGAGGACGGGGGCCAGGGCGCCGGCGACGTCGACGTCCACCGCGACGGCGACGCGGACGTCGGCCACGGGCCCCAGGAGCGCCAGCGTGCTCGTCAGGGTGGGGGCCAGGGCGCCGGCCAGCTGCTGCTCCAGCGCTCGGACGGCGGCCGTCGCCGAGGCCGTCGCCGAGGTCACGGTGGAGGCCACGACGGGCACCGCCGGGGTGGCGAGCCGTCCGCGCAGGCCGGCGACGCCGTAGTCGCGGCGCAGCCACGGACGGCCCTCGGCCAGCTCGCAGCCGTCGAGGGCCGCCGTGCTGGCCAGCGCCCCCACCTCGAGGCGGAGGCCGGCGAGGTCGGCGGCGCCGGGCGCGAGCGCGGCGAGGTCGAGCACCGCGGGGCCGGGCAGGGCGCCGGAGGGCACGCTGCCGGTGGTCCCCGACGTCCGGACGACGCCGGCGTCGGTGACGGCCCCCGTGGCCGCGGCGGCACGCCCGGTGCTCGAGGCGCGGGCCTGCTGCTCGAGCACCCCCGCGGCCTGGCCGGCGGCCGGGAGCAGCACGAGGTCGGTCGTCCCCGTCGACGCCGTCCGCAGCGCGGTGACGCCGAGGGTCGCCGCGTAGCCGTCGCCGCCGACGGACCGGGCCGAGGCCGGGTCGGGCACCGGGCTGCTGCCCGCCGTCCCGGCGTGCGTCGTCCGGACGCCGCGCAGCGCCACGACGTCGTCGAGCGGCGTGCCGAGCAGGGTGCCCTGGAGGAGACGGCTCTGCGCGGCCGTGCTCCAGCGGTACGGGGTGCGGCAGTCGCGCGCCACGCCGAGGCCCGGCAGGGCCCGCACGTGCTCGGTGTCGAGCCAGGCGGCGTCGCTGAGCGCGACGGGGGCGGCCGTCCCCGGGTCGTCGCCGAGGGCGGGCAGGACGCCGACGACGAGGGCCGCCGCCGCGGCCGCCGCGGTGACGAGGAGCAGCCGGGCCCTCACGCCGCGCCGTCCGTCCGGCGGCGGGCGGGGCGGGCGCGCAGCAGCAGGCCCGCGCCCAGCGCGCCGCCCGCGAGGAGGAGGGCGGGCAGCGCCTCGGCGCCCGTCCGGGCGAGGC carries:
- a CDS encoding FAD/NAD(P)-binding protein, whose amino-acid sequence is MPLPAQRPARPPTLVVVGAGPTAVGVLERLLANAPVLSGGRRARVHLVDPFPPGGGRVWRSEQPDLLRANSLVGDVTVLPDASVHVEGPVGAGTTLAEWVREVAAARPDDDPVGREARRLTPASFPSRPLVSAYLGWVLEQVVADAAPWLDVRHHAARAVDLADGPDGAVVRLADGTLLAADVVLLAQGHLDARPTAAERELAADAARHGLTYVPTAYTADADLSVVPAGEDVLVRGAGLAFVDLAVLLTGGRGGRFERGDDGRLRYLPSGREPVLHVGSRRGVPYRSKLGYPWAGPPVPLRFFTPAAVDEALGDRQVDLRADLAPLVARELAWAHYTELFRTSPGRTAVGWDDFAEAFVAAGDRTAERALVERSVPDPRDRFDLAALDRPLAGRRLDDAASLQEAVREHVRADLERAADPAFSSDAAVFTALLRCHGTVAALVAARRLTPRSEAEDVSGWWTNLFSYLASGPPGPRLEELLALSEAGLLHFLGAETEVGLDEAAGVFTARSASRPGTTTARVLVDARLPQPDVTATTDPLVAGLLARGAARERTSADPGAEGGAGARAGSTSTRRCTS
- a CDS encoding flavin reductase family protein; its protein translation is MTTTALLTDTFREVMAGVCTPVSVVTTLTGGAPHGTTVSAFASLSLDPPMVLVSLDRRSDLLRRLPEGGRFGLNVLGSGQAPLAAAFARKGDDKFAGVAWDVEDGAPRLAGCPGWLACTVAARVDGGDHVVVLGQVRAAAADGGAPLTYFARSFGTHRALVA
- a CDS encoding choice-of-anchor G family protein translates to MRARLLLVTAAAAAAALVVGVLPALGDDPGTAAPVALSDAAWLDTEHVRALPGLGVARDCRTPYRWSTAAQSRLLQGTLLGTPLDDVVALRGVRTTHAGTAGSSPVPDPASARSVGGDGYAATLGVTALRTASTGTTDLVLLPAAGQAAGVLEQQARASSTGRAAAATGAVTDAGVVRTSGTTGSVPSGALPGPAVLDLAALAPGAADLAGLRLEVGALASTAALDGCELAEGRPWLRRDYGVAGLRGRLATPAVPVVASTVTSATASATAAVRALEQQLAGALAPTLTSTLALLGPVADVRVAVAVDVDVAGALAPVLRTRLGEGTDVVVDLQAGTVTVDLARLVQGGLDGRAPGTELVLDPALVAVVEARVDALVRAYALDLQTALATALGAAQVRVDVGARLLGLPVEVLTVRGTLTQVLAGTATVRVLAGLELGPLLGVLTGGLQAGLLGPDGVASVLGRGISASAPAVTTATRTSLRGLGTTVRLVVNDQRDDGAGTYDVAALAVSVRDGVPGAPAGAPTRLRLATSAVGPVRELR